Within Leishmania infantum JPCM5 genome chromosome 35, the genomic segment CTCATCGCtgaaggaagaggaaagcacacacacacatatatatatatatacgcacGGACATAGttacgtacacacacgctaCTGGGTAGGTGTAccgagtgtgtgtgcgtgtatgggtGCGCACATATCTAGAGCGCGTGCCTTTCGTTTtgccccttttctttttgttgcgtggcgctcttcctcctttcctgttttcttttcccccTTTGGTCGTGGTCGCGACTGCCTTGGTCGTGGGTGGCCATCCGTTGACGTGCATGAAGTGCGTGTCTGTTCTGCCTTTTCGTATCTCCATTTTTTTATTTACGaatctctctctgtcttactctctgcttctttcctcctctgcgGTGCTATAGTGAACTGAGGTTCGCACTGTGCTTGTGCCTCCTAGTGTGTATCTGTCCGTCGTCTGCACGGGTGCTGCCGCGTGTGGGCCGTTCATCTCACGCCGcattttcttttgttttcgcaGGTACGTTTCGCGCCAACTTTGCAGAAAGGCCTTGAGGCTGGGTCATAACGCTATCCGGTATCGCGAGCTTTCTGTGCGTGGTtttgcgcgtgcgtgtgcagccgAGTATCTGTCTCTCTAGTCCGCCCGCTGGTGCGGCACTCATGGAGCCACATCAACCGTTTATGTACGGAGGGGCGCTGCACCCCTGCACGAACGGTCGCTATCCAGCGTCGCCGTACATGTTTTCACACCGTGGCCGCATGATGATAGGACCATCGCCGGCGCAGATGTATCGCTCCTCTAGCAtaggcggcgcggcgcccgTAATGACGAACGGACAGCTTCAGAATAACCAGCGGGCTGTGAACATGAACGGCGGTGCTCTACCGGCCCTCCATGGGACGCACATGATGGCACACAATAGAATAGCCCTAGTaaagagcagcggcgttgcaccagtgccgatgccgccgccagcggtgccAGGGACTGGTCACGTGCGCCGCTCTGCAGGACCGATGCGGTCGCAACCGATAGAGTACCGGGCCAATGGCATCTACCTACGCGGCATGCCGATAGGTGCTAACGCCTCCGGTGGGCCGTCCTTCCAGAGTGGTGTGAACAGAACCGGAAACGGCACCACGCGCAAGAACGGCATGACGATCAACGGGATACAAAATATCAGCATGATGGGCGGGCGCAGTGAGGTGGCCGTGAAGTCTGCTGGCAACAGCGTTacgcagcgcgtcgcgaACCTGCCGACTCTTCCGTCCACTAGCGCATCCATGCAGGGTCTGCAGAGCGACTTCTACTCAATGCCGCAGCCACCCATGATTCACGCCGGCTTTCAGAACGGCATGATGATGCCAGCGTACAGCGGCGGCTATAGGCAGCTGAGTGCCAACGGCGTGAGAGGCACCTACCGCGAGTTGAACGagatgggggagggcggcaaGGTGTCGACCATGCAGGCCGACGACGGCAAGATGCGCGACGCGGACTCGGTGACACCGAGCTTGTCACCAAACAGCAATGTCCAGAATAGGTGCAAGGTGAACACCCCGCCGCTAGCGCAAGCCGACGAGTACACCGGACtcacgccgacgccgccgtcgctgcgcttCTTGACGAGCtacgaggaggaagaagtgAGGGACTATCTGCCGAGCGTCTACTTTGGTGGGACGGAGCAGTGCAAGAAGATTCACGGTGTCCGTGGCACCGAGAAGAACGACGgctacgacgacgacaactTCCACtaccgcgtcgtcgtcggcgaccACTTGCTGTATCGGTACGAAGTGGTGAAGGTACTCGGCCAAGGCACCTTCGGCAtcgttgtgcgcgcgctcgaccacaagcaccaccgcctcgtaGCTGTGAAGGTCATCAAGAACAAGCCGAACTACACGAAACAGGCCCGCGAAGAAATCAAGACACTAGAGCTGCTGAACAGGGACGATCCCGATGATGAGGCGAACATtgttcgcctcctcggctCCCACATCTTCCGCAAGCACTACATTTTAGTGTTTGAATTGCTCCCCTCTGACCTCTATGCAATCATTCAGACCAACAAATTCCGCCCCATGTCGCACGACTTCATCTACGAGCTTTCAGAGCAGCTGCTCACCGCCCTTGTGCACGTGCGAGACCACAAGATCGTGCACTGCGACTTGAAGCCAGAGAACATTATGATctctcgccgcggcggcaactCCAACTCGCTGGGCGAGTCGTCCGACTTTTCTCTGAAGCTGATTGACTTTGGCTCCGCTTGTGAGGAAAGTCGGCCCCTGTTCACCTACATCCAGTCGCGCTACTACCGTGCGCCGGAGATTGTGCTTGGCATTCCGTACACGACAGCCATTGACATGTGGAGCTTTGGCTGCGTGCTGTGCGAGCTCGCCAACGGCTACCCGATATTCCCGGCAAGCTCCGAGggggagctgctggagcgcctcGTGGAGTACTTTGGCACGATTCCGTCGTACCTGGTGCAACAgggccgccgcgccgatCGGTTCTTTGAAGACGGGCAGATGAAGCACAACCTAGGCAAGAAGCGCATTCCGCATGCACCGCACAGCCGAGCGCTGAGGAACTTCTTGAAGATTGGGCGGAGCCACGAGGACCAGCTCTTCGAGGACTTCGTTTCGAAATGCTTGCATCTTgacgcgcggcagcgactcacgccagaggcggcgctcgagCACCCGTGGATGGAGCTCTGGCGAGGCACCAGTAGTAGAGGGagcacggcgtcgctctCTGATTCTTGCTCCCTGTCTCGCTAACCCATCTATTTGTTTTCTCCTAATGCTCACGGGCGTAAGCGCGAGCGGCTGAGAACAGacatgtgtgtgcctgctAGAAACGGGTGCACGCAAACAGCATGGAAGTGATGGGGCTAGGGCGGCCGGTAAAAGatgggcgacggcgtctctTACCTCCGACTTCTCTGCATCGGGATGGCGTTTCTCGTGGCCAAGGCTGTGATGTTGGCATCCTTCAGTCGCGCGACTGCTGTTCCGATGGAAGCTGCAAGCGGCGGCATCTTTTCAGGCGGAGAGCACACTCGTCGACGAGATGGCACAGCGGTAGTGCGCATTACGCCTCTCTCGGTCTCTCTCGTCCTGTGCATCTATAAATCTATTTCGGCATGCATGCGCTTGCTTGAgtgccgttttttttttttttggggggggggctcttGCGCTCTTTGTTCTGTTTGCCCTCTTTTTTCCCATCTCTCTTGCCTGCCCTTCCACCACTGTCTGCACGTTTCGTCTGTGTGAGTTTTTTTGCTCCTTTTTTAGGCTACCTTGTGTTTTAGTCTCGcttccttccccctccctccacgaCTCTTCATGTGTACACGGATGCGCCCCCCTTCtacctcctcgtcgccgcattgcctttcgtttttttttttgctatTCTATCTGATCAGTTTTCTCGTATCTTTTTATTTTGCCActtgcccctccctctctccccttgtCCGTAGGTGCCCCGTCTCCGCCTTTATCTCTACTGCTTGTcatcccttcccttcccggTGTATTTGTGTTTGCCTACACTTCTGTGTGCGACTCGGGGAGACTGCAGTGACCTCGTTGAAGGATTGCACCGAGACACGCTTGTGACGGTCGCCCTTTTCGCGCCCCCATTTCCCTATTTGCTTGCGGTTCCCGTTCACGTCAACATCAGCGCTATCGAGCCGAATCACGAGCAAGGTTGCGCACTGGAGGATGGCTGGAGAGCGCCAGCATTGGTTTCTCTCCGTGCtcacctctcctctctccttctctgtgcAAGGCTCTTTAGCGCCGCATCTCTTCCTTCCAGgctccgcctcacgcactGCTTCTACAATACCTTTTCTTATtggctcttttttttcggcaCTATTTATTCGCCTCTCACAAGAACGCTGCTGCGATACGATGCTgtgatggtggcggcagcgttgaGCGCTGCCAGCGCACACCTACAtgcacgcctcctccactcTTTCCTCGGTTCCAATTCTGTCGCTGCGCATGGCAGCGAGTGATAGCGAGAAGGGatcaaagaaaaagaagaaaagagtTAAGGCGCATCTCCTGAGCAGCGGAAACCGGTGCTTTTTTTCTGCATTGCTTTGGCTATCTCTCGGTGTTATGCCCACTGGAAGTTGTGCGCTTGAACGCAGGCAGCCCCCATCTCCCCTCCTgctcctttctctcccctgAACACACTCGCGCGCAGACGTATAGCTGCCGTAGGagcctctttttttttcgcgcccccctcctctcttgtTCTTTCTTTGCTTTCACTCCTGAAAACCTTTGAAGCAGCAAcgtgtgccggtgtgcctgtgcgtgcaaTTTACTTGAATCGACTTGTacctcccttccttccccttttttctttgctctGCGCCCATCTTGGTGCATAGCACCCCGTCGCTTTACCTCAGCAAGTGAGCTGCGATGAtgctcccctctccctctctacACGCTGCATACCAGGGGATGAAGAAACAAAGAAGGAAATagcacccccaccctccacacacacacacacacacacatacaagagaagctgcgcgcatctttttttttgattttGCCTTAATGGGTGCTGTggcgccttctctctcttcccccctttcttcgagtgtgcgtgtgcgcctgtgcgtgcttatctttttcccccttttgtTTGTTTCACTCTTCTTGTTGTATGCATGCACTCATTTCTTCGCCTTTGACTGCTGCGgcatttttttctttcttcgcATATTTCAGTGCCACGATTTTCTTTTTCGCCCCACCCTTTTCTTGTTTctcgtcttctccctccctccctctgttGGGTTTCGCTTTCGCTTCCCTTGCGTCGCCGAGCCCCCCTTTTTGGTTTTACTTTTAAGGATTGGATGCTGTCGGTGCGATATTAAAAGGAGGAGAcg encodes:
- a CDS encoding protein kinase-like protein is translated as MPIGANASGGPSFQSGVNRTGNGTTRKNGMTINGIQNISMMGGRSEVAVKSAGNSVTQRVANLPTLPSTSASMQGLQSDFYSMPQPPMIHAGFQNGMMMPAYSGGYRQLSANGVRGTYRELNEMGEGGKVSTMQADDGKMRDADSVTPSLSPNSNVQNRCKVNTPPLAQADEYTGLTPTPPSLRFLTSYEEEEVRDYLPSVYFGGTEQCKKIHGVRGTEKNDGYDDDNFHYRVVVGDHLLYRYEVVKVLGQGTFGIVVRALDHKHHRLVAVKVIKNKPNYTKQAREEIKTLELLNRDDPDDEANIVRLLGSHIFRKHYILVFELLPSDLYAIIQTNKFRPMSHDFIYELSEQLLTALVHVRDHKIVHCDLKPENIMISRRGGNSNSLGESSDFSLKLIDFGSACEESRPLFTYIQSRYYRAPEIVLGIPYTTAIDMWSFGCVLCELANGYPIFPASSEGELLERLVEYFGTIPSYLVQQGRRADRFFEDGQMKHNLGKKRIPHAPHSRALRNFLKIGRSHEDQLFEDFVSKCLHLDARQRLTPEAALEHPWMELWRGTSSRGSTASLSDSCSLSR